Proteins co-encoded in one Octopus sinensis linkage group LG6, ASM634580v1, whole genome shotgun sequence genomic window:
- the LOC115213136 gene encoding glutamate-rich protein 2-like isoform X1, translating to MQNVPSQLIMEFVGCLMNHDYHNALKLCQMSKYKMILIYNPNHNDALQFEPLLKEMTQKGESESSTSSESSSSSNSDDEDDDDEEEEDDEDDNCENSNDNKIQKGSKNSTKT from the exons TTTGTTGGATGTCTTATGAATCACGATTATCACAATGCCCTTAAGTTATGCCAAATGAGTAAGTACAAAATGA tTCTTATTTATAACCCAAATCACAATGATGCTCTTCAGTTCGAGCCATTACTAAAAGAAATGACTCAAAAAG GAGAAAGTGAGAGCAGCACTAGCAGtgaaagcagcagtagcagcaacagtgatgatgaagatgatgatgatgaggaggaggaagacgatgaagatgataactGTGAGAACAGCAAtgacaataaaatacaaaaaggaaGCAAGAATTCAACCAAGACTTGA
- the LOC115213136 gene encoding glutamate-rich protein 2-like isoform X3: protein MNHDYHNALKLCQMILIYNPNHNDALQFEPLLKEMTQKGESESSTSSESSSSSNSDDEDDDDEEEEDDEDDNCENSNDNKIQKGSKNSTKT from the exons ATGAATCACGATTATCACAATGCCCTTAAGTTATGCCAAATGA tTCTTATTTATAACCCAAATCACAATGATGCTCTTCAGTTCGAGCCATTACTAAAAGAAATGACTCAAAAAG GAGAAAGTGAGAGCAGCACTAGCAGtgaaagcagcagtagcagcaacagtgatgatgaagatgatgatgatgaggaggaggaagacgatgaagatgataactGTGAGAACAGCAAtgacaataaaatacaaaaaggaaGCAAGAATTCAACCAAGACTTGA
- the LOC115213136 gene encoding glutamate-rich protein 2-like isoform X2 codes for MQNVPSQLIMEFVGCLMNHDYHNALKLCQMILIYNPNHNDALQFEPLLKEMTQKGESESSTSSESSSSSNSDDEDDDDEEEEDDEDDNCENSNDNKIQKGSKNSTKT; via the exons TTTGTTGGATGTCTTATGAATCACGATTATCACAATGCCCTTAAGTTATGCCAAATGA tTCTTATTTATAACCCAAATCACAATGATGCTCTTCAGTTCGAGCCATTACTAAAAGAAATGACTCAAAAAG GAGAAAGTGAGAGCAGCACTAGCAGtgaaagcagcagtagcagcaacagtgatgatgaagatgatgatgatgaggaggaggaagacgatgaagatgataactGTGAGAACAGCAAtgacaataaaatacaaaaaggaaGCAAGAATTCAACCAAGACTTGA